Proteins from a genomic interval of Gadus macrocephalus chromosome 2, ASM3116895v1:
- the LOC132473184 gene encoding beta-galactoside-binding lectin-like encodes MTDMIVKNMSLKVGHTVTISGVPKAGAECFALNISSGADHALHMNVRFNAHGDERVVVCNSYQAGVWGAEVRQGGFPFNYDELFKFTISLTPEEFLVVLSDASEIHFPNRLGASKYMDFSFNGGVLVRGFEIN; translated from the exons GACATGATTGTGAAGAATATGTCCCTGAAGGTGGGCCACACGGTGACCATCAGCGGGGTCCCAAAGGCGGGTGCTGAATG cttTGCTCTGAACATCAGCTCGGGGGCCGACCACGCGCTCCACATGAACGTGCGGTTCAACGCCCACGGAGACGAGAGGGTGGTGGTCTGCAACTCCTACcaggcgggggtctggggggccgAGGTCCGCCagggggggttccccttcaactaCGACGAGCTCTtcaag tTCACCATCTCCTTGACCCCTGAGGAGTTCCTGGTGGTCCTGAGTGACGCCTCTGAGATCCACTTTCCGAACCGCCTGGGGGCGTCCAAGTACATGGACTTCTCCTTCAACGGGGGCGTCCTCGTCCGCGGCTTTGAGATCAACTAA